CAGGGCGCGCAGGCCCTGTTCTTCCTCAACCGCCGAGGCTACGCGCCGCTGACGCTCTGCCGCGCCTGCGGCCACCGCCTGGCCTGCCCCAACTGCTCGGCATGGCTGGTCGAGCACCGCCTGCGCGGCCGGCTGCAATGCCATCATTGCGGCTATGGCCGCCCCGTGCCGGAGCATTGCCCGGCCTGCGGCGGCGTCGACAGCCTGGTCGCGTGCGGCCCGGGGGTCGAGCGCGTCGCGGTCGAGATCCAGGATCTGCATCCGGGCGCGCGCATCGGCGTCATGGCGAGCGACACGCCGGGCGGGCCCGGCCAGGCGCGCGCCCTGGTCCGGGCCATGCAGCGCCACGAGCTCGACATCCTGATCGGCACCCAACTGATCGCCAAGGGCCACCACTTCCCGGACCTCGCCCTGGTCGGCGTGATCGACGGCGATCTCGGCCTGGCCGGCGGCGACCTGCGCGCGGGCGAGCGCAGCTTCCAGCTGCTTTACCAGGTCGCCGGCCGCGCCGGCCGCGAGGAGCGGACCGGACGCGTCCTGATCCAGACCTGGCTGCCCGGCCACCCGATCATGCAGGCGCTGCGCCGCGGCGACCGCGACCGCTTCCTGCGCGCCGAGATCGACGAGCGCCGCTCGGCCGGCATGCCGCCCTGCGGCCGCCTCGCCGCCCTCGTCGTCCAGGGGCCCGATCCCGCGACCGTGCTCGACACCGCCCGCAGGCTCGCCCGTGCCGCGCCGGAGCGGGAGGGATTGCGCGTCCTGGGACCGGCGCCCGCACCCCTCGCGCTCCTGCGCGGACGCCATCGCCAGCGCCTCCTAGTGAAAGCGGCGCACGCGGTCGATCTCCCCCTCGTCCTGGGGCCCTGGCTGCAGAGCGTGCGGCCGGGGCCGGGCGTGCGCGTCGCGGTCGACGTCGATCCCTACAGCTTCCTCTGACGGCGCCGCCGGATCGGCGCGCTGCACGCCGTCGGGTGTGACATTTTCGACGTCGCCTGTGTCAATGTGGTCGTGGCGCTGGCCGTATAGCCGGTTTTGTCCCAGAAGCGTCGCAATGCGCGGGCATACACCGGCCACGGTCGGCGTCGTTCGCGCCGGAATTGCGATGGGCCGATGCGCTTCGGAAAGACGGACATGCCGATCACGCTTCGCCGTGCCTATGCCGGCATCGGCGCGATTTTCGCCCTGGCGGGCTTCCTGTTCGGAACCTGGGCGGCACGCATCCCGGACATCAAGCGTGCCTACCAGCTTGACGACGGGACGCTCGGCCTCCTCCTGCTCTGCATCGCCATTGGCGCCCTGTTCGCCATGCCGCTGGCCGGGCCCCTGGCCGCGCGCTTCGGCAGCCGCCCGGTCATCACGGTGACGGCGCTCGGCGCCGGCCTCGGCCTGCCGGTCGTGACCGTGGTGGCCGATGTCGGCATCCTCGCGATCGTGCTGCTCGTCTTCGGCGCGCTGATCGGCGCGCTCGACATCGCGATGAACGTCCAGGCCAGCTTCATCGAGCGGCGGTCCGGGCGGCGGATCATGGCCGGCCTGCACGGCATGTTCAGCGTCGGCGGCATGATCGGGGCGCTGGCCGGCGGCCTCGCCGCCTGGGTCGGCATCGACATCATGATCCATTTCATCGCGGTCGACCTCCTGTCGCTCGCGGTCGTCGGCTTCGCCGCGCGCAAGCTCGCCTCCGGCGACCAGGACGGCGGCAAGCCCGCGGCCTTCACCTTGCCCGGACGCGAGCTCCTGCC
Above is a genomic segment from Geminicoccaceae bacterium SCSIO 64248 containing:
- a CDS encoding MFS transporter, producing the protein MPITLRRAYAGIGAIFALAGFLFGTWAARIPDIKRAYQLDDGTLGLLLLCIAIGALFAMPLAGPLAARFGSRPVITVTALGAGLGLPVVTVVADVGILAIVLLVFGALIGALDIAMNVQASFIERRSGRRIMAGLHGMFSVGGMIGALAGGLAAWVGIDIMIHFIAVDLLSLAVVGFAARKLASGDQDGGKPAAFTLPGRELLPLGLMAFTVLLTEGAVTDWSAVYLTADLHASPVAAAAGYAAFSLTMAIGRFTGDRMIERFGPDALLRAGAVLSGLGLLAAIGLGGVAAAVTGFGLVGLGLSCLFPILVSAATRIGRTSAGSAIAGVASVGYLGFLLGPPAIGFIASHFGLATAFALLVVLLGSVYALAGRAGGGEAAAAGPA